A region of the Roseiflexus sp. RS-1 genome:
GAGCGTCCCTTCAGCCGTGCCACCTCATCCCGCAGATTCTGGTTTTCAACCCGCAGGGCGGCGTTCTCAGCCGCCAGCGTCTCGATGACGTTCAGCAACTGGATCACGATCTGGCGGGTTGCCAGATCGGCAATGCTGTCGGGGTTGAGGTCAGGTATCTGCATATGTTGGTAGTCTACCAGATCTTGGCTCCGCCGTCACCCGCTGCCCAGCAGTTTTGGAGAGGATACGTATCACAAGGAGGTTTGGACATGTGCCCCCCGGAAACCCTCGCCAGCATGCGGTCCCCTGAGATCAGCCGACGCAACCTGCTCAAGTTTGGTCTGGGCGCCGCCGTCGCTGCGGCATTGCCGGTCGGTTCGGCGCACGCGGCGACTGTGCGGCGCACCACGTTTCGCAACGTAGCGGACCTGACCCACGTCCTTGGCACACAGTTTCCGCTCTTCCCTGGAGCGGCGCCGTTCCGCATTCAACAGGCGGTCTCGCACGATAAAGATGGCTATTACGGGAGCATCCTGACCTACTGGGAGCATTCAGGCACCCACATGGACGCACCGGTGCATTTCGCCCCCAATGGGTTGTTTGTCGATCAGCTGCGCATCGAGAACCTGGTCGTGCCAGCGGTGGTGATCAACATTACCGAAAAGGTGCGCCGTGATCCAGATGCGGTGGTGACGCCGGACGATATTCGGGCGTGGGAGCGGCGTTATGGGCGCATTCCCGACAACGCCGCCGTGCTCATGGCGAGCGGCTGGGGAGCGCGCGCCGGTTCGGTCGAGGCGTTTCGCAACACCGACAGCAGCGGGGTGATGCACTTCCCCGGCTTTGGCAAGGAGGCGATTGACTTCCTGTTGACCGAACGGCGCATTTCGGGCATCGGGGTGGATACCCTGAGCCTCGACCATGGTCCTTCGACGACGTTTGCCGTGCATTATACGATTCTCCCGACCAACCGGTGGGGATTGGAGAACCTGGCAAATCTGGAGTCAATCCCGCCAAGTGGCGCAACGCTCTTCGTGGGCGCGCCGAAAATCGCGTCCGGTTCCGGTGGACCGACGCGCGTCATGGCGGTCTGGTAATCATCAAATGATGACCGTGTCGAACTCCTGCACACCCGTCATCCCCATCCGCGCCATGCCCATGTCGCGGAAGCGGCGCTCCTGGTGCGTGGCGCGCACCAGGTCGTAGATCTCATCGCGCCGCTGGGGATCGTCGAAACTGCGGGCAAGACGTTCGAGGCGCAGGCGCTGTTCTGGTGCAGTGGTCAACCGGTACATCGGTTGACCGCAGCACTCCACCCGGTTCAGCAACCCGGCGCCTGCCAGTTCATCGAGGGCGTCGGCGATTGCCCAGGGGCTTTCACGCAGGCGTTGCTGCGCTGTAGCAGCACTCATGCGCAACCAGGGATATTCAGCGAATAGCAGAACGAGGCGCAGTTTCAACAGCGAGTCGATCTGTCCAGGGGAAACAAGCCCGGATTCATAGCGTTCCATCGCTCACCTCATTGTGAGAACTGTTGCAAGGCGACATCGCCTTGTCTCCAGATTGGGCGGATGCGGTCAATCGTCCGTGCCCGTTCCGCCACAACGATGTCGATTGCGGAAACACGAAAGACTCACGCAGTATCAGGAGTGACCCGTGCATTTCCCCCAAATGCGGTCTAAGCGCCAGCATTGAACGCTTATCTCCCGAGATATGTGTATCGTAACACGCGCTCCGCCAGGAGAGGGGCGGAACGTCGCTACACACAGTAAACATTCCTCAACACACGTCCATTTTCGGTTGTTTACCTGTGGCAACTCCCACAAACTATAGCGAGGAAGCATTACTCTCCGTTGTGTCTTCTTTACCCCCCGGCTTCCTGGTGCAGCGTATACTACAAGCGTGCTACACAGCGCTCTGCGTTCCTTGTCTGTCATATCTCTCGCCAGAGTCGGCTGACATGCCTGCATCCGCCGGGCCGTCTCTGCGTCACACGCTCTGGCTTGCGAGGAGGACCATATGAAACGGAGTTGGGTCACGCTGGAGGGCAATGAGGCTGCCGCCAGCATTGCGTACCGCCTGAGTGAAGTCATTGCTATTTATCCGATCACACCTTCCACGCCCATGGGTGAACTGGCGGATGCCTGGGCTGCCGCCGGAAAGCCAAATTTGTGGGGCACGACGCCCCTGGTCATCGAGATGCAGTCGGAAGGCGGCGCGGCCGGCGCCTGTCATGGAGCATTGCAACGCGGCGCGCTGACGACGACCTTCACCGCATCGCAGGGATTGCTGTTAATGATCCCGAACATGTACAAAATCGCCGGTGAACTGACCTCAACCGTCTTTCACATTGCGGCGCGCTCGATTGCGACCCATGCGCTGTCGATCTTCGGCGATCATCAGGATGTGATGGCGACACGTCAGACGGGATGGGCGCTGCTGGCCTCCTCGTCGGTGCAGGAAGCGCACGATCTGGCGCTGGTGGCGCACGCGGCGACGCTCAAGGCGCGCGTGCCATTCCTCCACTTCTTCGACGGGTTCCGCACGTCGCACGAGATCAATAAGATCGAGCAACTGACGGATGACGACCTGCACGCAATGATTGACCCGGCGCTGATTGCGGCGCATCGTATGCGCGCCCTTACCCCTGATCAGCCGGTCATTCGCGGCACGGCGCAGAATCCCGATGTGTACTTCCAGGCGCGTGAGACGGTCAACCCCTTCTATGCAGCAACGCCGGGCATCGTTCAGGAAACGATGGATCGGTTCGCACAGTTGACGGGACGCGCCTATCACCTGTTCGACTACACAGGCGCGCCGGATGCCGAGCGCGTGATTGTGATCATGGGTTCTGGTGCGGAAACTGCGCGCGAGACGGCGACGTTTCTGGCGGAACGCGGCGAGAAGGTCGGGGTTGTCTCCGTGCGTCTCTATCGTCCGTTTTCGGTGGCGCACTTCGTGGCGGCGTTGCCGACGACGGTGCAGCGCATTGCGGTGCTTGACCGCACGAAGGAGCCGGGCAGCAGCGGCGAGCCGCTCTACCTCGATGTTGTAACGGCAATGGCGGAGAGTGGTCGTCATCTGCCGGTAATCGGCGGCAGGTATGGTCTGGCATCCAAGGAGTTCACTCCCGCCATGGTGAAGGCGGTGTTCGATGAACTGGCGAAGGATCAGCCGAAGAACCATTTCACGGTCGGCATCATCGACGATGTGAGCCACACCAGCCTGGATGTCGATCAGTCGTTCTCGATTGAGTCGCCGCGCACGGTGCGCTGTCTGTTCTACGGGTTGGGCGCTGATGGCACGGTTGGCGCCAATAAGAACTCGATCAAGATCATCGGCGAAGAAACCAACAACTACGCGCAGGGGTACTTCGTCTACGACTCGAAGAAATCCGGTTCGATGACCGTGTCGCACCTGCGCTTCGGACCCGATCCGATCCGCGCGCCGTACCTGATCGAGCGGGCGAATTTCGTCGCCTGCCATCAGTTCTCCTTCCTCGAACGCATCGATGTGCTGAAAGCGGCTGAACCCGGCGCGGTCTTCCTGCTGAACAGCATGTATGGACCGGACGAGGTCTGGTACCACCTGCCGCGCGAAGTGCAGGACGACATTGTGCGCAAGAAGTTGAAGTTCTATGTGATCGACGGTGACCGGGTGGCGAAAGAGAGCGGCATGGGGCGGCGCGTCAACACTGTGATGCAAACGGCATTCTTCGCCATTTCGGGCGTGCTGCCGCGTGAGGACGCGATTGCCGAGATCAAGCGCAGCATTAAGAAGACCTATGGCAAACGCGGTGAGGCGGTGGTGCAGCAGAACTACCGCGCCGTCGATGCCGCGCTTGCACACCTGTACCAGGTGGATGTTGAAAAATTCGCCGGGTTCCGGTCGCCGTTCACCCGCCGACCGCCGGTGCCTGAACAGGCGCCAGAGTTCGTGAAAGAAGTGCTTGCTCCAATGATCGCCTATGAGGGCGACTCGCTGCCGGTGAGCAAACTGCCGGTCGATGGCTCCTTCCCCACCGGCACGGCGGCGTGGGAAAAGCGAACAATCGCGCTGGAGGTGCCGGTCTGGGAACCCGACATCTGCATCCAGTGCGGCAAATGCGCCTACGTCTGCCCGCACGCAGTCATCCGCACGAAGGTGTACGAACCGGCGCTGCTCGAAGGTGCTCCCGAAACGTTCCTCAGCGCCGAAGCGCGCTTCAAGGAATTCCCCGGTTACAAATACACCCTGGCGATTTCGTCGGAAGACTGCACCGGATGCGGGCTGTGCGTCGAGGTGTGTCCGGCGAAGGACAAGCGACAGGTCGGGCGTAAGGCGATCAACATGAAACCGCTGGTCGAGGTGCGTGAGCGTGAGGTGCGCAACTGGAATTTCTTCCTGAGCATCCCTGATGTGCCGCGCACATCGTTGCACGTCGGGTCAATCAAGAACTCGCAGTTGCTTCAACCGTTGTTTGAGTTCTCCGGCGCGTGCGCAGGGTGCGGCGAGACGCCGTATATCAAACTGCTGACGCAACTGTTCGGTGATCGCTTGCTGATAGCCAATGCGACTGGTTGCTCGTCGATCTACGGCGGCAACCTGCCGACGACGCCGTACACGAAGAATGCCGAAGGGCGTGGTCCTACATGGTGCAACTCGCTCTTTGAGGACAATGCTGAGTTTGGTCTTGGCATGCGTCTGGCGCTCGACCAGCAGATCGAGCACGTGCGCGAACTGCTGCCGCTGTTTGCGCCGGTCGTCGGGCAGGACCTGGTCGATGCCCTGTTGAACGCCGATCAGAGCACCGAGGCAGGCATTGCCGCGCAGCGTGAGCGGGTCGAATTGCTGAAACAGCGTCTCCATACGCTGGATCGCAGCCAGTTCCCGGATGTTGTGGAGCGTGAGCACGAACTGCTCAGCCTGGCAGACGTCCTGGTGAAGAAGAGCGTCTGGATCGTTGGCGGCGATGGTTGGGCGTATGACATCGGCTACGGCGGACTCGACCATGTGCTGGCGTCGGGGTACAAGGTCAATGTCCTGGTGCTTGACACTGAAGTGTACTCCAACACGGGCGGGCAGGCGTCGAAGTCCACCCCGATCGGCGCGGTGGCGAAGTTTGCCGCAAAGGGCAAATCCTCGCCAAAGAAGGATCTCGGTCTGATCGCAATGGCATACGGAAATATCTATGTGGCGCGGGTGGCAATGGGCGCCGATGACGTGCAGACGCTGCGCGCCTTCATGGAGGCTGAGGCGTATGATGGCCCATCGCTGATCATCGCCTATTCGCACTGCATTGCTCATGGCATCGATATGCGCAAGGGTCTGGATCAGCAGAAACTGGCGGTTCAGACCGGCTACTGGCCACTGTACCGCTACAATCCGAGTCTGGCAGCTGAAGGGAAGAATCCGCTGATTATCGACTCGAAAGATCCATCGCTGCCGCTTGAGAAGTTCATCTATAACGAGACTCGTTATCGCATGCTGGTGCAGAGCGATCCAGAGCGTGCTGAGATGCTTCTCCATCAGGCGGAGGCGTCGGTTCGCGCGCGCTGGCAGCACTATAAGGAGTTGGCGGCGCTCAGTGAGGTGAGAGCGGAGCGCGACGGGCATTAGGGGAGAGGGGAGAGGCGCGGGGTGATGTCGAGGCGCAGCGCCGCTGCGCCCGTACAGGGGGGTGTGCGCGGGGCGAGGCGATGTCGAGGCGCAGCGCCGCTGCGCCCATACCCCTAACTCCCGGTTCTCAGTTCTTCCCCAATCACTGCCAGCGCCCGGCGCGCAACGTCGGCAGGCGCGCCGGCGCCATCAATGCGCCGCAAGAGACCCTGACCGGCATAGTACGCTATCAACGGTGCGGTCTGCTGATGATAGGCAATGAGGCGCTGACGCACAATTTCGGGGCGGTCATCATCGCGCTGCACCAGTCGTCCGCCGCGCTCACGGCAACGCATGATGCTGGCAAGGTCGTCGATGTGGACAGGGAACGGTTCACCGGCGCCTTCACAAATGCGCCGCCCGCCCAACCGGCGCACCACCTCTTCATCAGAAACTTCGATGGCGATCACCATGTGCAATGTCCGATCACAGTCTGCCAGCATTGCGGCAAGACCAAGCGCCTGGCGCATGGTGCGCGGGTAGCCATCGAGCAGAATGCCTTCGTCAGGGTCCAGGGTTTCCAGACGGGCGCGCAAGACCCGATCCATCAGCGAGTCGGGCGCCAGGTCGCCGCGTTCGAGCAGTGGCGCAACTTCGCGCCCGATCCGGGTGCGGGCGCCGATCTCGGCGCGCAGCAGTGCGCCGGTGGAGATCGGAACCAGCGGGAGTTGATGAACGAGTTCTTCGGCAATCGTGCTCTTCCCGGCGCCGGGCGGTCCCAGGAGCACGATATTGAGCGCAGCAGTCATATCTTTTCCTTGCACACGCAGCGACGCCCTTTATCCCCCGTCGGATTGTTCGAGCGGCGTATTCCGTGGCAGTGTTGCAGCTTGCAGGCGATCAAGGCGTTGTTCAAACGCTTCGAGTGCTGCGATCAGGTGATCCTGACGGATCGCGGCAGTGACATCGCCGCGGGTGCGTTCGAGCACTGCGCGCAGCGCATCGGTCGTGCGGCGCAAGCCGCCGGTCACGGCCTCCGGGTAGTCGATCGTGATGAGCAGGCTATAGATATCGTCCATAATTGCCAGCAGCGCCACGCCGTGCGCAGTCGCGCCAGCGCGCATGCTATCGAGAATAGCACGGCGCAATTCCGAAGCCGCTTCAGCCAGACCATTGAGGTACGCCGCAGCATCGACTCCGAGCGACGCCGCATCGGGCGGCGGGTCGCCGTGGAGGAAGGCATACACCAGCGCGGCTTCGGCATACTCCTTGAGCGCGTCCTGGGAATAGCCAGCATACAGGAGATCGGGATGGTCGGCGAGGCTTTCGCGCAGCGCGCGCGCTGACGCGCTGGCTTCCGCCAGCAACGCGGCGGCTTCAGTGAATTCCCGGCGATGGACGGCACGAATGGCGTTGGCGCACTGGCGCGTCAGCGCGCGCGCCAGGGTGAGCGCCTGTTCACGCGCGGTATGGCTCGCTTCGATCTGCGCGACAGCAGCAGCAACAACGGTTTCGATGGCGTTCATAGCCTTCCTTTACACGACCTCTGAGATTGGAGACGCCTGCGCGGAATAGGCGTTTATTCGACATACCCGTCCAGGGACTCGTGCTCTGAGTAACACGCATTATAGTTGATGCAGTAACGGATGGAGAATCTCAACGCGTCCGGCTTTCCTCCGAAAGCGTATGCTATACTGAAACTCCTGTTTGCAACGCCTTCATTTTGAGAGAAAGATACGCCCTATGATCAACCGGCAATCTCGCAATTCACGATGCGCGGTGGATGTCATACCGGTGCGCACGGTTGACTGGCGTCGCTTGCTGCACTATCTGCACCCGTATCGTCGCCACATGCTGGGTGCGCTGCTGGCGCTTGCGGGGGCAAGCGCGATCAATCTCGGTTTTCCACTGGTCATCGTGCAGTTGCTGGAGGCTGTTTTGCAGCAGGGCGACCAGACGTTGCTGACGAATCTGACGCTGGCGTTGATCGTCCTCTTTTTTGTGCAGGCGTTCCTGACGTTTCTCCAGGGGTATATCTTGAACGTCGTCGGTGAGCGGATCGTGCTTGATATGCGGGTTCAGTTGTACCGCCACCTGCACACGCTCTCGTTGAGTTTCTTTGCCAGCCAGCGCGTCGGCGAAATCGTGTCGCGCATCTCCAGCGATGTTACACAGGTGCGGTCGATCCTGACGAATAATGTCACCCAATTCCTTTCGAGCATCGTCGCGCTGTTCGGTGCGATCATCATCGTCTTTCTGCTCAATCCGCGCCTGGTGGGGTTTGTGCTGGCGCTGGCGATCAGCGTCGTCACCGTGGCGGCGGTCTTTGGTCGCTGGCTGCAACGCTTCAGCACCCGGGTGCAGGATGAACTGGCAGATGCGACGGTGGCGGTCGAAGAGGGGTTGCAAGGGGTGCGGGTGGTCAAAAGTTACGTCCGTGAGTCGTATGAAACCGGGCTTTATGAGCGCGCGATGCAGCGCACCCTGAAAGCGGCGCTGCGTCTGGCGCTGCTGCGATCGGCATTTGGCGGACTGATGGCGTTCCTGGGGTTCAGCGGCATCGCGGCGATCCTGTGGTTCAGCGGCAGCGAGGTGCTGGCGGGGCGCATGTCATTTGCGACGATCAGCGGTTTTCTGATCTATGCGATTACCATTGGCGCCAGCCTGGCGCAACTCTCCGGGTTGTACGGTCAGTTCCGCGAAGCAGTGGGCGCAGTGCGGCGCGTGTTCGAGATTCTCGATACGCAACCGACAATCAAAGATGCGCCGGACGCGCGCGTTCTGCCGCCGGTGCACGGCGAGATCGTGTTCGATGATGTTTCGTTTGAGTACGAAACCGGTCAGGGAGTGTTGCACAACATTGCGCTTGCTATCCAACCGGGCGAGATCGTGGCGCTGGTTGGTCCGAGCGGGGCAGGTAAAAGTACGCTGTTCAATCTCATACCGCGCTTTTACGACCCGACATCCGGGCGGGTGCTGATCGACGGGTATGATCTGCGTGATGTGACGCAGCGCAGTCTGCGGGAGCAGATCGGTCTGGTTCCGCAGGAAACGATGCTGTTCGGCGGGACGATCCGCGAGAATATCGTCTATGGGAAACTGGATGCGAGCGGAGAGGAGATCATCGCGGCGGCAAAGGCTGCGAATGCGCACGATTTCATCATGGCGATGCCGCGCGGATACGAGACGCTGGTGGGGGAACGCGGCATCAAGTTGAGCGGCGGGCAGCGTCAGCGGATCGCTATTGCTCGTGTGATGCTGAAGAACCCGCGCATTCTGCTGCTCGACGAAGCAACCAGTTCACTCGATAGCGAGTCGGAGGCGCTGGTGCAGGAAGCGTTCGAGCGCCTGATGCGCGGGCGCACGTCGGTCATTATCGCGCACCGTCTCAGCACCGTCTCGATTGCCCACCGGATCGTTGTGCTCAACCACGGGCGCATTGTCGAGCAGGGGACGCACGAGGAGTTACTGGCGAACCAGGGATTGTATGCGCGCCTCTATGCCTTGCAGTTCCGCGAGGGAGTGATGGTGGGGTGACGCGATGGCAGGCTGGAGGCTGATGAGGATTGAGAATCTGTTATACTACACCCTATGACGACCACCACGCCACAACCGGTTCCCCTCACTGACGCCGACGCCGACCCGTTCCGCTACGGGTGGCGTCTCGTGCCGCGTCCCACCCCCGATAATCCCCATCACCTCGAACAGGTGCCGCTTACTCTTGACGACGTGCTCCATCCTGAAGTGGGAGACTTCATTGTGCACAGCGATCGCCACGAGACCGACCGGATGTACCTCACCGCTGTGCTGCGCGCGCGCCTGGAGCCGTCCCGTCGGGCGATTGTGCTCAGCGACGTGCGCATTGCGTGGGACCTCCCCGACCTGCGCGCACACGGACCGGACGTGATGGTCATCCCCGGCGTGCGCAAACGGCGCAACTGGAGCACGTTTGAGGTGGCGGTCGAACGGGCGCGCCCGGCGCTGATCATTGAGATCGTCTCGCTGGATGCGCGTGAGAACGATGTGGTGATCAAGGTGGAGCAGTACGCGCGGGCGGGAGTGGCGCAGTACGTGATTGTGGACGATACGGGGCGAGGCGGGACGCGACGGTTGCGTCTGCTCGACTATCGCCTGGAAGGTACGGCGTACCGGTTGCAGGCGCCGGACGCCGACGGGCGGGTGCATCTGGCGATTGCCGACGTATGGCTCGGAATACGGCGCGACCACGTGGTCTGCTATGACGCGGCGGGGCGGGAGATCGGGGACTATGTGACGGTGGTGCGGCAGGCGGCGAAGGCGGAAGCGCGGGCGAAGCAGGCGGCGGTGCGGGCGAAAGAAGCGGCAGCACGGGCGCGGCAGGAAGCAAGAGCGCGGGAAGCCGAAGCGCGCGCACGGGTGGAGGCGGAGGCGCGCGCGCGGCAGGAAGCCGAAGCGCGGGAAGCCGAAGCACGGGCGCGGGCGGAAGCCGAAGCGCGTCTGCGCGCGCTACGCGAGCGTCTGCGAGCGCTGGGAATTGAACCAGACGATGCATTGTGACGACAGCTTGTGGCGCTCCATCGCACTGGTCAATCCCTGATTATTGAGACGGTTGTGAGCGATGTTGCATTGCTGGCGAAAACAGTGCATGTCGTGAGGAGATCAGTCCCCCTCATTTGGAGAACATCTTCCCGATCTGACCAGAACAATATTCCTTTCGCAGATGAACCACACCTGATATGATAGTGTGGTATGCATATTCATTGTCATATTCGTTGAAGGCAGAAGGAGGTTCCTATGAACAGCAGTGGACCGGTCAGTCAATTTCTGCGCCATCACTTTCGTCATTTCAACGCCGCAGCGCTGATCGATGCCGCCGAAGCATATCGCGCGCACCTCGACAAGGGCGGGAAAATGATGGTCACGCTTGCCGGGGCAATGAGTACTGCTGAACTCGGTCTCTCGCTGGCAGAGATGATCCGTCAGGACAAAGTGCATGCCATCTCGTGCACCGGCGCCAATCTGGAAGAGGATATCTTCAACCTGATCGCCCACGATTTTTATGAGCGCGTGCCGCATTATCGCCACCTCACCCCTGAGCAGGAGCAGGAGTTGCTGGAGCGCCACATGAATCGCGTCACCGACACCTGCATTCCTGAAGAAGAAGCGATCCGTCGTCTGGAAGGGGCGTTGATCGAAGAATGGACGCGCGCCGACCAGACGGGAGAGTCCTTTTTTCCGCACCAGTTCCTCTATCGAATCCTGCGTTCAGGCGCGCTGAAACAGTACTATCAGATCGATCCGCGCGACTCGTGGGTCTACGCGGCGATGGAGCGTGACCTGCCGATCTATGTTCCGGGTTGGGAAGACTCGACGACCGGCAATATCTATGCTGCGCACTGCATTGCTGGCGACATCAAGAATGTGCATACCGTGCGCGGCGGGATCGAGTACATGATCGACCTGGCTGACTGGTATACCAGAACCTCAGCCAGACATTCGATCGGATTCTTCCAGATCGGCGGCGGAATTGCGGGGGATTTCCCGATCTGTGTGGTGCCGATGCTGCACCAGGACCTGCGTCGCACCGATGTGCCGGTGTGGGGCTATTTCTGCCAGATCAGCGATTCGACGACCAGTTATGGTTCGTATTCGGGTGCAGTACCGAATGAAAAGATCACCTGGGGCAAACTGGCAGTCGATACACCGAAGTTTATCATCGAGTCGGATGCAACAATCGTTGCTCCGCTCATCTTTGCTCTGGTGTTGGGATGGTGATTCCTTCCTGCGTGTACTGTTGATCAGGTGTCTGATGCTAGAGCCGGATAAACTAAAATAGCCTTACAACGCCGCCCAACACGCGCTTGCACCTGACGCTGCTCTGCTGCGCCTGGCAGCGCAGGTGGAGCGCTAACCGTTGGGTATTGCGCGATATAGCAGTGCTCAGATACGTTGACCCTTGCCTGGATTTCTGGAGCGTTCGATCTTCGTGCGCCTCCGGCGGGCTGATGGTCTTTGAACAATTACTCCGGTATAGCCCGCGCAGGCGGGCTTCGCCTTGGCTAGCCGAGGGCTGATGGTCTTTGAACAATTACTCCGGTATAGCCCGCGCAGGCGGGCTTCGCCCTGGCTAGCCGAGGGCTTCAGCCCCACGGCTAGCGCGGGATAATTGTGCGCTTTCCTTCTGCTGTAAATGACCCCGATCGTCTAAAAAGCTTCGCAGGCATCACCCTTGTTGACGCAATGCTAACATACTATCAAGTAACGATCGGGGGTATTAACGGACGTGGAAATACTGCGAGCACCGACGTGTCTCTCTGCATTGGAGACAGTGGAGTGGCGAACGCGGGAGGTATTGACTCTGTCCGGCAGCATCTAAAGCTGTATCTCAAGTAAATCGGCAATAAGGATATGTTTCAGTGCGTCGCAGCACATATTGAACCATTACTTGTTTTTTTGCCACGTTGAACATTTATACCATCATATAGGAGGCGAATTATGATCACTCGAGATAAGGTCTACTTCAGCCTTGCGATGGTCACTTGCATCATTCAAGCGACTGGCTTACTTGTCACTCTTGCGGGCAGTGTAGTAGATGAAGGTCGGGGTTTCTACATATTCTGGATCAGTATCTGCATAGCAGTTCTACTGCATGGATTTATTTTAGCAACCTCATCTCGTTCTTTCGTACTATCCTCTAAGTATGCTGTGTCCGCCGTCTTAATCAGCACAGCATCCTTGGTTGCTATTATATTTCTATTCCTTATCAAAATGTAGTCGAGGTTAAAGGAGGCTTGAAGGTGTATCCTTGTTTCTGTAAATTGAGGGAACGGGCCTGACCGAGAATGGCGGGTTCGGGTGTATCCTTGGCGTTGCTAAGAGCGTGATCAAAAACTAACATCTCGGATAGAGCCGATTCAGGAGCATTGCAATAGAACCGAGATAAAGAAAGGCTTCGCTTGATTCTGGGTTGCGGTTGTTGCGGCGAATAATTATTCGCCGCAACAACCGATTGCGTCCCGCCCACGCAATCGAGCGTTCCACCACCCATCGCTTCGGAATGACCGCAAATCCCGTTTGTCCAGGCGGTTTTTCAATAACATTCAGGCGTATCGCCGTGTTCTGTTGCAGCCATTCATCTAACCCTTTTTTGTATCCCTCATCCACGCGAATCTCGCGCATCCGGGGAAATGAGTGATGATGCGCGGCGAGAAGCCACTCGGCGCCTTCAGTAGACTTCATCAAGATTCGTTTTGATTTTTGGACTGCTTTTTGCGTTTCAGCCAAATTCGGAAGTTATGCAGCCCGCAACATGTTTCCATGACCATATCCCGAAATTCGGAACAACTGAAGCGGATAATGTCGTGAATGATTCGATACCGCTTGATATCGCCGATAACATGTTCAATACGAACGCGAACGGATGAGATACGCCGGTTTTCCTCCTTTTCCTGCGGCGTGAGGGTTCCATTGCGCGGCTTCTTCTTTGGCTGCATAATCT
Encoded here:
- a CDS encoding Uma2 family endonuclease, with protein sequence MTTTTPQPVPLTDADADPFRYGWRLVPRPTPDNPHHLEQVPLTLDDVLHPEVGDFIVHSDRHETDRMYLTAVLRARLEPSRRAIVLSDVRIAWDLPDLRAHGPDVMVIPGVRKRRNWSTFEVAVERARPALIIEIVSLDARENDVVIKVEQYARAGVAQYVIVDDTGRGGTRRLRLLDYRLEGTAYRLQAPDADGRVHLAIADVWLGIRRDHVVCYDAAGREIGDYVTVVRQAAKAEARAKQAAVRAKEAAARARQEARAREAEARARVEAEARARQEAEAREAEARARAEAEARLRALRERLRALGIEPDDAL
- a CDS encoding deoxyhypusine synthase family protein, producing the protein MNSSGPVSQFLRHHFRHFNAAALIDAAEAYRAHLDKGGKMMVTLAGAMSTAELGLSLAEMIRQDKVHAISCTGANLEEDIFNLIAHDFYERVPHYRHLTPEQEQELLERHMNRVTDTCIPEEEAIRRLEGALIEEWTRADQTGESFFPHQFLYRILRSGALKQYYQIDPRDSWVYAAMERDLPIYVPGWEDSTTGNIYAAHCIAGDIKNVHTVRGGIEYMIDLADWYTRTSARHSIGFFQIGGGIAGDFPICVVPMLHQDLRRTDVPVWGYFCQISDSTTSYGSYSGAVPNEKITWGKLAVDTPKFIIESDATIVAPLIFALVLGW